One Thunnus maccoyii chromosome 14, fThuMac1.1, whole genome shotgun sequence genomic window carries:
- the btbd3b gene encoding BTB/POZ domain-containing protein 3 — MVDAKGRNMKCLTFFLMLPESVKSKSSKSSKKGNASGSSKLPPVCYEIITLRSKKKKKMAADIFPTKKPASTTTVQQYQQQNLNNNNTIQNCNWQGLYSTIRERNSVMFNNELMADVHFVVGQPGRTQRLPGHRYVLAVGSSVFHAMFYGELAENKDEIHIPDVEPAAFLAMLKYIYCDEIDLSADTVLATLYAAKKYIVPHLARACVNFLETSLSAKNACVLLSQSCLFEEPELTQRCWEVIDAQAELALRSEGFCDIDAQTLESILQRETLNAKEIVVFEAALSWADAECQRQELTSSTDNKRKVLGKAMYLIRIPTMALDDFANGAAQSGVLTLNETNDIFLWYTAAKKPELQFVSQPRKGLTPQRCHRFQSCAYRSNQWRYRGRCDSIQFAVDKRVFIAGFGLYGSSCGSAEYSAKIELKRQGVLLGQNLSKYFSDGSSNTFPVWFEYPVQIEPDTFYTASVVLDGNELSYFGQEGMTEVQCGKVTFQFQCSSDSTNGTGVQGGQIPELIFYA; from the exons ATGGTCGATGCCAAGGGAAGGAACATGAAATGTCTGACTTTCTTCTTAATGCTTCCTGAGTCAGTAAAAAGCAAGTCAAGTAAAAGCTCCAAGAAAGGGAATGCCAGTGGCAGCTCCAAGCTGCCCCCAGTCTGTTATGAGATCATCACTCTGaggagcaagaagaagaagaaaatggcaGCTGACATTTTTCCCACCAAAAAGCCGGCTTCCACCACCACAGTGCAACAGTACCAGCAGCAGaacctcaacaacaacaacaccattCAGAACTGTAACTGGCAGGGACTGTACTCCACTATAAGAGAAAG AAATTCAGTAATGTTCAACAATGAGCTGATGGCAGATGTTCACTTTGTGGTGGGTCAGCCTGGAAGGACGCAGCGGCTGCCAGGACACAGA TATGTTTTGGCTGTGGGCAGCTCAGTGTTCCATGCCATGTTTTATGGTGAACTGGCTGAAAACAAGGATGAAATCCACATTCCAGATGTGGAACCAGCTGCCTTTCTGGCAATGTTGAA GTACATTTACTGCGATGAGATTGACCTTAGTGCTGACACAGTGTTGGCCACTCTTTATGCTGCCAAGAAGTACATTGTCCCTCACCTGGCACGTGCCTGCGTCAACTTCCTGGAGACCAGCCTGAGTGCCAAGAATGCCTGCGTGTTACTCTCCCAGAGCTGCCTGTTTGAGGAGCCAGAGCTGACACAGCGCTGCTGGGAGGTGATTGATGCCCAGGCTGAGCTGGCATTACGCTCTGAGGGCTTCTGCGACATCGACGCCCAGACCCTTGAGAGCATCCTACAGCGTGAGACACTCAACGCTAAAGAGATAGTGGTATTTGAGGCTGCGCTCAGCTGGGCTGACGCTGAGTGCCAGAGACAGGAGCTCACCTCATCGACTGATAACAAGCGCAAGGTTTTGGGCAAGGCCATGTACCTGATACGTATCCCTACAATGGCTCTGGATGATTTTGCCAATGGAGCAGCCCAGTCGGGCGTGTTGACTCTTAATGAGACCAATGACATCTTCCTGTGGTACACAGCAGCCAAGAAGCCtgagctgcagtttgtcagcCAGCCCAGGAAGGGCCTGACACCCCAGCGCTGCCACAGATTCCAGTCCTGTGCCTACCGAAGCAATCAGTGGCGTTATCGAGGCCGCTGTGACAGTATACAGTTTGCAGTGGATAAAAGAGTTTTTATCGCTGGGTTTGGACTGTATGGATCTAGCTGTGGCTCAGCAGAGTACAGTGCCAAGATTGAGCTCAAACGTCAAGGAGTTCTGCTGGGACAAAACCTCAGCAAATACTTCTCTGACGGTTCCAGCAACACTTTCCCGGTGTGGTTTGAGTATCCAGTCCAGATTGAGCCCGATACCTTCTACACTGCCAGTGTGGTTCTGGATGGGAATGAGCTGAGCTACTTCGGACAGGAAGGGATGACAGAGGTGCAGTGTGGGAAAGTGACATTTCAATTCCAGTGCTCCTCAGACAGCACTAATGGCACAGGGGTTCAGGGGGGTCAGATTCCTGAGCTTATCTTCTATGCTTGA